In Candidatus Methylomirabilis lanthanidiphila, one genomic interval encodes:
- a CDS encoding sulfite oxidase — MSKRARIILKSAVWGIALSPLLLLLYRVFTNGLGANPISYTTNLLGDTTLRLLLASLAPTPLRIVFGIGWQMSLRRLLGLFAFFYVCLHFTVWIAVDHFFEWGELIPDIVKRPYITVGMLALTLLMPLAATSTSGMVKRLGGRSWRRLHRLVYLIGLLGVLHYLWLVKKGVNDPYLYAAILAVLLGVRLWDWMRSQGWLGLPAWLRGGHWLTGTADEMRGN, encoded by the coding sequence ATGTCCAAGCGAGCCCGCATCATCCTGAAGAGCGCCGTGTGGGGGATTGCATTGTCGCCCCTGCTGCTCCTCCTGTATCGCGTTTTTACCAACGGGCTCGGCGCCAATCCGATCTCGTACACCACGAACCTGCTTGGCGATACCACGCTCCGACTCCTACTTGCCAGCCTCGCGCCGACGCCTCTTCGCATCGTGTTCGGGATCGGGTGGCAGATGAGCCTCCGGCGCCTGCTGGGATTGTTCGCGTTCTTCTATGTCTGCCTCCACTTCACCGTCTGGATCGCGGTCGACCACTTTTTCGAATGGGGGGAACTGATACCCGACATCGTCAAGCGGCCCTACATCACCGTCGGCATGCTCGCCCTGACGTTGCTGATGCCGCTGGCGGCCACCTCCACATCAGGCATGGTGAAACGTCTAGGGGGCAGGAGCTGGCGCCGACTGCACAGGCTGGTTTACCTCATCGGGCTGCTAGGCGTGCTGCACTACCTGTGGCTGGTCAAGAAGGGAGTGAACGACCCGTATCTCTACGCCGCCATACTGGCCGTCCTGCTGGGTGTCCGCCTGTGGGATTGGATGCGAAGCCAAGGCTGGTTAGGTCTTCCGGCATGGCTTCGTGGAGGCCATTGGCTGACCGGGACCGCCGATGAGATGCGTGGGAATTAA
- a CDS encoding sulfoxide reductase catalytic subunit YedY: MLIKQAPDIAPSEITDYQLYLNRRSFLIGMAALALAPTVPTAAAAPPAGAPLPASRSERYTVDDPLTSFENITTYNNFWEFGSNKDDPSRLAYLLKPRPWTIQIDGHVARPRRYDIEELLRLFPLEERVYRLRCVEGWSMVIPWIGYPLASLIKRVEPTSKARFVEFTTLHDPTQFPGQRKGLFNLSSLDWPYVEGLRLDEALHPLALLTFGLYGQVLPNQDGAPVRIVLPWKYGFKSAKSIVRIRFVSEQPKTTWEKAAPNEYGFYSNVNPAVDHPRWSQGTERRIGEFRRRKTLMFNGYADQVASLYAGMDLQRNF; the protein is encoded by the coding sequence ATGTTGATCAAGCAGGCCCCAGATATCGCACCGTCAGAGATTACGGACTACCAGCTCTACCTTAACCGGCGGTCGTTTCTGATCGGGATGGCGGCCCTGGCGCTGGCTCCCACCGTACCGACGGCCGCGGCGGCTCCACCCGCTGGCGCACCGCTCCCTGCGAGCCGCAGCGAGCGTTACACCGTGGATGATCCTCTGACATCGTTTGAGAACATCACCACCTACAACAATTTCTGGGAATTCGGCTCGAATAAGGACGACCCATCGCGGCTCGCGTATCTGCTCAAGCCGCGCCCCTGGACGATCCAGATCGATGGCCACGTAGCGCGCCCCAGGCGGTATGACATCGAGGAGCTGCTGCGACTGTTCCCACTGGAAGAACGGGTCTATCGCCTGCGGTGCGTCGAGGGGTGGTCGATGGTGATCCCGTGGATCGGCTACCCGCTCGCGTCCCTCATCAAGCGGGTCGAACCGACGAGCAAGGCCAGATTCGTCGAATTCACTACCCTTCACGATCCTACGCAGTTCCCTGGACAGCGCAAAGGCCTGTTCAACCTCTCCTCGCTCGATTGGCCATATGTAGAGGGCTTGCGGCTGGATGAGGCGCTCCACCCGCTCGCACTGCTCACATTCGGGCTGTATGGGCAGGTATTGCCGAACCAGGACGGCGCCCCCGTTCGCATTGTCCTCCCGTGGAAGTACGGCTTCAAGAGCGCCAAGTCGATCGTGCGGATCCGCTTCGTGAGCGAGCAACCCAAGACGACGTGGGAAAAGGCCGCCCCAAATGAGTACGGGTTCTACTCAAACGTGAATCCCGCCGTTGATCATCCGCGCTGGAGCCAGGGGACCGAGCGGCGAATCGGGGAGTTTCGACGGCGCAAGACGCTGATGTTCAACGGCTATGCAGACCAGGTCGCCTCGCTCTACGCCGGGATGGACCTGCAACGGAACTTCTGA
- a CDS encoding glucosidase: MTKEEARLQESRERKAHWKRWGPYLSERAWGTVREDYSPQGTAWDYFPHDHARSRAYRWGEDGLGGICDRHQLICFAIALWNGRDPILKERLFGLAGNEGNHGEDVKEYYFYLDSTPTHSYMKYLYKYPQAEFPYGRLVDENRRRGQSAPEYELLDTGVFDEDRYFDIVVEYAKASADDILVRISVVNRGLDRAQLHLLPTLWFRNTWSRGYDELRPSLRQAKNREGHAAIEVTHPYYGLRWLYCDGVPELLFTENDTNSRRLYGTDNGSLYVKDGISEYIVHRAKEAVNLEPVGTKAAAHYPLTLGPGEMATVRLRLTDTEVPLTNGNPFGADFEQLFSERQREADEFYASVIPQNLSPDARTVMRQAFAGLLWSKQFYHYVVAQWLAGDPAFPPPPPERLNGRNREWTHLYNADVISMPDKWEYPWYAAWDLAFHCLPLALVDPDFAKEQLVLMLREWYMHPNGQLPAYEWAFGDVNPPVHAWAAWRVYKIEKKRRDQGDRAFLERVFHKLLLNFTWWVNRKDAEGRNVFQGGFLGLDNIGIFDRSQPLPTGGHIEQADGTSWMGMYTLNLLAIALELARDNPAYEDVASKFWEHFIYIAHAMNTLGLWDEADGFYYDVLHLPDDRHVPLKVRSMVGLIPLFAVETLDADLLDRLPSFKRRLEWFIDHRPDLTQGCACMRTPGREKRRLLSIANPERLRRVLTLMLDEREFLSPYGIRAISRYHQDHPFTLTVDGMEHRVNYEPAESSTGLFGGNSNWRGPIWFPVNYLIIESLQKFHYYLGDDYTVECPTGSGRMMTLWEVAAEISRRLSRIFLRGPDGRRPVYGATETFQQDPHWRDLVLFYEYFHGDNGAGIGASHQTGWTGLVAKLIQQCGE, translated from the coding sequence TCCTCAAGGAGCGACTCTTCGGCCTGGCGGGAAACGAAGGCAATCACGGTGAGGACGTCAAGGAGTATTACTTCTACCTGGACTCGACCCCTACCCATTCCTATATGAAGTATCTCTACAAGTACCCACAGGCCGAGTTCCCATACGGGCGGCTGGTGGACGAAAACCGTCGGCGCGGGCAAAGCGCCCCCGAGTATGAACTGCTGGACACGGGCGTCTTCGATGAGGATCGCTACTTTGATATCGTTGTTGAATACGCCAAGGCGAGCGCAGACGATATCCTCGTTCGAATCAGTGTGGTTAACCGCGGGCTGGATCGCGCTCAGTTGCACCTGTTGCCGACGCTCTGGTTCCGCAACACCTGGTCCCGGGGCTACGATGAGCTGCGGCCAAGCCTGCGACAGGCGAAGAACCGGGAGGGTCATGCCGCCATCGAGGTGACTCATCCCTACTATGGTCTCCGATGGCTGTACTGCGACGGCGTCCCAGAGCTGCTCTTCACCGAGAATGACACGAACAGTCGGCGGCTGTACGGGACCGACAACGGCTCCCTCTATGTGAAGGATGGCATCAGTGAGTACATCGTCCACCGTGCGAAAGAGGCGGTAAACCTTGAGCCGGTCGGGACGAAGGCGGCCGCCCACTACCCGTTGACCCTCGGCCCTGGGGAGATGGCTACAGTCCGATTGCGGCTTACTGATACAGAGGTGCCACTCACCAACGGGAATCCCTTTGGCGCCGACTTCGAACAACTGTTCTCGGAGCGCCAACGCGAGGCCGATGAGTTTTACGCCTCGGTGATTCCCCAGAACCTCTCACCAGACGCCCGGACTGTCATGCGTCAGGCGTTCGCCGGGCTCCTCTGGTCGAAGCAGTTTTACCACTACGTGGTTGCGCAGTGGCTCGCGGGCGATCCCGCCTTTCCCCCGCCCCCGCCGGAGCGCCTAAACGGTCGCAACCGCGAGTGGACGCATCTGTACAATGCCGACGTCATCTCTATGCCTGACAAGTGGGAGTACCCCTGGTATGCCGCCTGGGATCTGGCCTTCCACTGTCTCCCGCTGGCGCTCGTCGATCCCGACTTTGCCAAGGAACAACTGGTGCTGATGCTGCGCGAGTGGTACATGCATCCCAACGGGCAGCTCCCCGCCTACGAATGGGCCTTTGGCGACGTGAACCCGCCCGTGCACGCGTGGGCGGCCTGGCGGGTCTACAAGATCGAAAAGAAGCGCCGCGATCAGGGGGATCGGGCATTCCTTGAACGCGTCTTCCATAAGCTTTTGCTCAACTTCACCTGGTGGGTCAACCGCAAGGACGCCGAGGGACGGAACGTCTTCCAGGGCGGCTTCCTGGGGCTGGATAACATCGGCATCTTTGACCGGAGTCAGCCGCTGCCTACTGGCGGCCATATCGAGCAGGCCGACGGGACGAGCTGGATGGGGATGTACACCCTGAACCTGCTGGCGATCGCCCTGGAGCTCGCGCGCGACAATCCGGCCTACGAGGATGTGGCCAGCAAGTTCTGGGAGCACTTCATCTACATCGCCCACGCCATGAATACCCTCGGCTTGTGGGATGAGGCCGACGGCTTCTACTACGACGTGCTGCACCTGCCGGACGACCGTCACGTGCCCCTGAAGGTCCGGTCGATGGTCGGCCTGATCCCGTTGTTTGCCGTCGAAACGTTGGACGCGGACCTGTTGGACCGGCTACCCAGTTTTAAGCGGCGCCTGGAGTGGTTCATCGACCACCGTCCGGATCTCACCCAAGGGTGCGCCTGCATGCGGACCCCCGGTCGCGAGAAGCGCCGCCTGCTCTCCATCGCCAATCCCGAGCGCTTGCGCCGCGTGCTCACGCTGATGCTCGATGAGCGGGAATTCCTGTCGCCATACGGGATCCGCGCGATCTCACGCTACCATCAGGACCACCCGTTCACGCTCACCGTGGACGGCATGGAGCACCGGGTGAACTACGAACCGGCCGAGTCGAGCACGGGGCTGTTCGGGGGGAATTCGAACTGGCGCGGGCCGATCTGGTTCCCGGTCAACTATCTGATCATCGAGTCGCTCCAGAAGTTCCATTACTATCTGGGCGACGACTATACGGTGGAGTGTCCCACCGGCTCCGGTCGCATGATGACCTTGTGGGAGGTTGCCGCAGAGATCTCCCGCCGGCTGAGCCGCATCTTCCTGCGTGGCCCTGACGGCCGGAGACCGGTATATGGCGCGACGGAGACGTTTCAGCAGGACCCCCACTGGCGCGACCTGGTACTCTTCTATGAATACTTCCACGGCGACAACGGCGCGGGCATCGGCGCCAGCCACCAGACCGGCTGGACCGGGCTTGTGGCCAAGCTGATCCAGCAGTGCGGCGAATAG
- the pknB gene encoding Serine/threonine-protein kinase PknB: MKITGVFLLPKDVQLVQVNTLPEDKRRQFEAEDGDFVMTRLRARSPSKVIDADMAKLVQRFKEGKTIVAAVLEFCKDCGHDPETTLQAAYPILEELIQANFLAADGSEEAAPVEAGLKQGDDWSGLKVIRTVQVLEDSEIYQASTKDGELVVLKLARSGTAVQRLTRMISREAKILEHLSGVVSPRVRAHGEFEGRPYLAAQWCEGVHGARAAGRLRSMHGREGRRRLLDLCCAIADAYAFLHEQNVIHGDVHPGNLIIGDDGKVTIIDFGFARLTADEGSSLSRSQRGGLGFFFEPEFATASLGKMQKSPQSSYLGEQHIVAHMLYQLMTGHGYAEFSVQREESMRQLAESNPEPFARWGLDPWPDVEAILRRALARNPADRYESVKDLAKALRSAAIPEPVRREPPAPPAATSPLSDRLLLDYLRRFDPAGALFASGLPEPPYSSVNYGSAGVAYFLYRIACIRNDALLLSWSKLWIEKAISEAASKGEPAFTNPGGEITRDIIGPVALYHTETGLYAVKALIGHAMGDIPSELDGLGGFVREAQKPCDNIDLTLGSSGVLLGCALMAEAMPNHAPIRRLGDVLLKEIWTRIESMPAIEEEKQFRFTGIAHGWSGVLYAVLMWCRATQVKLPATLPDRLDQLANLAEPAGAGVHWERKVRSARHRDPSDVSPSWCNGTGGMIHLWTLAHQMLRDQRFLELAEGSAWNVIEASDSVDQICCGRPGQTYGVINLFKHTGESRWLGHAKAMAEKCLRLTTPPHGTQVPSFYYGLYKGPVGSALLSADIETPSEAYMPMFESEGWANGFGMKMPA; encoded by the coding sequence ATGAAGATAACCGGCGTATTTCTTCTTCCCAAGGACGTCCAACTGGTCCAGGTCAATACGTTGCCAGAGGACAAGCGACGCCAGTTTGAGGCGGAAGACGGCGATTTTGTCATGACGCGGCTTCGAGCCAGGAGCCCGTCAAAGGTAATCGATGCGGACATGGCGAAGCTCGTGCAACGCTTCAAGGAAGGGAAAACGATCGTGGCCGCGGTACTGGAGTTTTGCAAAGACTGCGGTCATGACCCGGAGACGACACTGCAAGCAGCCTATCCGATTCTGGAGGAACTCATCCAGGCGAACTTTCTCGCCGCAGACGGGTCGGAAGAGGCAGCGCCCGTGGAGGCGGGTTTGAAGCAAGGAGACGACTGGTCGGGGCTAAAAGTGATTCGGACCGTCCAGGTGCTCGAAGATTCCGAAATCTACCAAGCCAGCACGAAGGATGGCGAACTGGTTGTGCTGAAACTAGCGAGATCGGGAACGGCGGTGCAGCGCCTCACCCGGATGATTTCGCGCGAAGCGAAAATCTTGGAACACCTGAGCGGAGTTGTTTCGCCACGCGTTCGTGCCCACGGGGAATTCGAGGGTCGGCCCTATCTCGCAGCGCAGTGGTGCGAAGGTGTCCATGGCGCGCGTGCGGCGGGCCGCCTGCGCTCCATGCACGGTAGGGAAGGCCGCCGAAGGCTCCTTGATCTTTGCTGTGCCATCGCCGATGCCTACGCGTTCCTTCATGAGCAGAACGTGATTCACGGCGACGTACATCCGGGTAATCTCATTATCGGCGATGACGGCAAGGTCACTATCATCGACTTCGGCTTCGCGCGGCTGACCGCCGATGAGGGGTCGAGTCTGTCTCGCTCGCAGCGCGGCGGCTTGGGCTTCTTTTTTGAGCCAGAGTTTGCCACAGCGAGTCTGGGCAAGATGCAGAAATCCCCGCAGTCCAGCTATTTGGGAGAGCAGCACATTGTTGCGCACATGCTCTACCAGCTAATGACCGGCCACGGCTATGCCGAGTTCTCCGTCCAACGGGAAGAAAGCATGCGCCAACTGGCGGAATCCAATCCCGAACCGTTCGCACGGTGGGGTCTGGACCCGTGGCCGGACGTAGAAGCGATCCTCCGCCGGGCGCTGGCCCGGAATCCAGCGGACCGCTACGAGTCTGTGAAGGATTTGGCGAAGGCGTTGCGTTCCGCCGCGATTCCAGAGCCAGTACGTCGCGAGCCGCCGGCGCCGCCAGCGGCCACTTCACCGCTTTCCGACAGGCTCCTGTTAGATTATCTCCGCCGGTTTGATCCGGCGGGAGCGTTGTTCGCGTCCGGCTTGCCGGAGCCGCCGTATTCCTCCGTCAACTACGGCAGCGCAGGAGTGGCTTATTTTCTCTATCGGATTGCGTGCATCCGAAATGATGCATTGCTGCTTTCGTGGTCAAAGCTTTGGATTGAGAAGGCCATCAGCGAGGCTGCGTCCAAGGGCGAGCCCGCGTTCACCAACCCGGGAGGCGAAATCACGCGCGACATCATTGGGCCAGTTGCGCTTTATCACACAGAGACTGGGCTCTACGCCGTGAAAGCTCTGATAGGACACGCCATGGGCGACATTCCATCGGAATTGGACGGCTTGGGCGGTTTCGTCAGGGAGGCACAAAAACCCTGCGACAACATTGACCTCACTCTGGGAAGCTCAGGGGTCTTACTGGGTTGCGCTTTGATGGCCGAGGCGATGCCAAATCACGCTCCGATACGCAGACTTGGCGATGTGCTGCTCAAAGAGATTTGGACTCGAATCGAATCCATGCCGGCCATCGAGGAGGAAAAACAGTTTCGATTCACCGGTATCGCCCACGGATGGTCGGGCGTCCTTTACGCAGTCCTGATGTGGTGTCGAGCAACACAAGTCAAGCTGCCCGCGACATTGCCGGATCGGCTGGATCAGTTGGCAAATTTGGCGGAGCCGGCCGGCGCGGGAGTTCATTGGGAAAGGAAAGTGCGGTCTGCGCGCCATCGTGATCCATCTGACGTTTCACCAAGTTGGTGTAATGGAACGGGCGGCATGATCCACTTGTGGACGCTTGCCCACCAAATGCTTCGCGACCAGCGGTTCTTGGAACTGGCGGAAGGCTCGGCATGGAATGTGATCGAGGCCTCAGACAGTGTTGATCAGATTTGCTGCGGTCGTCCGGGGCAGACCTACGGAGTGATCAATCTTTTCAAGCATACCGGTGAAAGCCGATGGCTCGGCCATGCCAAAGCGATGGCGGAAAAGTGCTTGCGCTTGACGACTCCACCGCATGGAACTCAAGTCCCGTCGTTTTACTATGGCCTCTACAAAGGGCCGGTAGGTTCAGCGCTGCTCTCCGCGGACATTGAAACTCCGTCGGAGGCTTACATGCCGATGTTCGAATCGGAAGGCTGGGCGAACGGCTTTGGGATGAAGATGCCCGCATGA
- a CDS encoding NUDIX hydrolase codes for MVKKGHALAEEAWKTLSSQPIYQNRWLSLREDLVGLPDGRTTIYGVVTCGECVGILPFLDSQTVLLVKQYRYVAKRVTWEMPTGGIHAGESIEEAVQRELSEESGYRAGKLTQISSFHTSKSVMDETAHLFIGEELARLERPPDDTEFIEVQAFPFTDALRMVLQGDIVDAMTIIAILHAARLRGL; via the coding sequence ATGGTGAAGAAAGGGCATGCATTGGCAGAAGAGGCGTGGAAGACCCTCTCCAGCCAGCCGATCTATCAGAACCGATGGCTGTCCCTTCGCGAAGACCTGGTCGGGCTCCCTGACGGACGGACCACGATTTACGGCGTCGTCACCTGCGGCGAGTGCGTCGGCATCCTCCCCTTTCTCGACAGCCAGACGGTCCTCCTCGTGAAGCAGTACCGGTATGTCGCGAAGCGGGTCACCTGGGAGATGCCTACAGGAGGGATCCATGCGGGTGAGTCGATCGAGGAGGCAGTCCAGCGGGAGCTGAGTGAGGAGAGCGGCTACCGGGCGGGAAAGCTCACCCAGATTAGCAGCTTTCACACGAGCAAGAGTGTGATGGACGAGACGGCCCACCTCTTCATCGGCGAAGAGCTGGCCAGGCTGGAGCGGCCTCCGGACGACACGGAGTTCATCGAGGTCCAGGCCTTCCCATTCACCGACGCTCTCCGGATGGTCCTGCAGGGTGATATCGTCGATGCCATGACGATCATCGCCATCCTCCACGCCGCCCGCCTGAGGGGTCTCTAG